A segment of the Hyperolius riggenbachi isolate aHypRig1 chromosome 8, aHypRig1.pri, whole genome shotgun sequence genome:
gaggtaatgctttatgaatcgatgcCATAGTATAGCAAGTTCCACAAGAGGATGGGTAGTATACAATGTGTATAGTTATGGTCAGTGTGCGTTTAGGTTATATTTAGTAAGgagcacaacttggccagaggttaaagggaaatggcctaagttagagcgtatgcttgttggcagcctggcagccctactgatctatttggctgcagtagtgtcatgagtcacaccagaaacaagcatgcagctcatcttgtcagatctgaccataatgccagaaacacctgatctgctgcatgcttgttcaggggctatagctaatagtattagaggcagaggatcagcagggctgccaggcaactggtattgcttaaatggaaacaagtatgacagcctccatatccctctcactacatttGTAATTTAAAGATTACAAAGGTTGGACAGTGTAATTCgtcttcttaaagggactccgagcagtgcagtaactatggaaagatgcacatcattgtaaagctctctttctcctctttccaatgatatataaaccgccgccctacgcctttttagttttcgctattttcgcaattaaaattgctgcggccgcaatttcgatcgcgaaaatagagaaaactaaaaggcgtacggcggcgatttaggtgtcgtcagaaagaggagaaagagagctttaaaatgatatccatcaagccatagttacattgtattacacagggcgactttttctcaaagtcagcagctccattcagcagatatcattttaaagctctttctcctctttccaatgatatagaaatcgtcgccctacgccttttagttttctctattttcgcgatcgaaatagcagccgcggcaattttaatcgagaaaatagcgaaaactaaaagggcgTAGAGTGTCTTttctatatcattggaaagaggagaaagagagctttaaaatgatgtgcatctttccatagtttctgcactgctcggagtccctttaaaacagaaggtatttcagGTAAGTGAGCATCTGGgtttttcccatgatgcatcactgcttaaTATGCCAGACTTAAATCCAGAACAGCTGGCATAGCAAGCCCGGTATTcttccgcctggcggatcgctcaagaccagtcttatcagctgaacgacggactgtacacatgaccgatttgacgtccggacgtCCAAATGACggttcgtttaaaaaaatccgacgtgtgtatgggccttaagccacaaaccctgaacaagcatgcagcagatcaggtgtttctgagatttttgtcagatctgacaagattagctgtatgcttgtttctggtgtgattcagacactactgcaggcaaatagctcagcagggctgccagtgaactggtattgcgtaaaaggaaatcaacatggcagcctccatatacctctcactacagttctcctttaaaaaaaaaagtctacttacccagggcttcctccagccccctgcagccctcctgtgccctcgccgcagctctccgttGGAGATGCCAACCTCGTCAGGTCGGCAACTACTGCGCAAAACTgataaaatgcacttttatttccatataaaataatggcgccatatattgtgatagggacaaaatttaaatggtgtaatcacctagtcaaatgggcaaataaaatacataggttttaattatggtagcacatatattattttaaagctataatggccgaaaactgaaataatgatttttttctgttgtttaataatcctgttaaaatcccttttagaaaaaaattcttagcaaaatgtaccacccaaagaaatcctaattagtggcggaaaaaacaaaatatagatcaattcattgtgataagtagtgataaagttattagcgaatgaatgggaggtgaacattgctctgttgcataaggtgaaaaatttccgtgggctgaaatggttaaacaataccagttgcctggcagccctgctgatctatttggctgcagtagcatctgaataacaccagaaaccagtatgccactaatcttgtcagatctgacaatgtcagaaacgcctgatctgctgcatgcttgttcagggtctatggctaaaagtattagaggcaaaggatcagcaggatagccaggcaactgggattgattcaaaagaaataaatatggcagcctccatatccctctcgcttcagttgtcctttaagtaggaAGGCCTTTTAGTCCCCTACACTTTCCTAGtcgttctgggtcaccctgagctgcttgggtattttgTTGTAAAGGTTGGAGACggtgcagtgcttttcagcgctgctaaatttggtcgcagccggcgcctccatagactacaattggaatcattcctattgcagcgctcagtgagtaacgtcggctccaaggttgcttaaaaacaatcTGCACACTGGACCCAACTGCATACATATCGCTCATAAGGTATCATCACTGAACCGGGTTTCGGCTCTATGCCGTCATCAGAGGATAAGCCGGTAGGGAAGGAGAGACGATCTAATCTCTGAAACATACCATCTTTGTGTGATAAGGTGCACTTGGATTTGGTTCAGTGCAGATACTTTATGAGCGATATGTATGCAGTTGGGTCCAGTGTGCAGGGACCCACAATGTAAGCTGCTTGGTTTTTAACTTTGCAAATTGTTAAATAACATTTTAACCCCTTAATACAAAATCCTACTAAGCCCGGCATATTGTTTGTCCTGTGGTGGTGGACACTATATACCCTTGTTGAGCACCGGGTGGCTGCAGGCTGGAACAGGATTGGGGGGATAACAGCGCTGAGGAATACTTGTaccatacctgaagtgagagggatatggagactgccatatttattccctgctaaacaataccagttgcctggctgtccttggctgcagtagtgtctgaatcacacacctgaaacgagcatgcagctaatccaatcacacctcagtcagagcacctgatctgctgcatgcttgttcaggggctatggctaaaggtattagaggcagaggatcagcaggactgccaggcaatctgcattgtgtaagggaaatacatatggcagcctccatatttatcTAGCTTCAGGCTTCCTATAATCCAGCCCATTTATTGTTAAGGTTGGAACAAGCTCAGATCTGATCGTTTATGGAACGTTTTTAACTCTTTCCTCTCGGCAGGTTGATGGAGCCATACATCTTCGGCCATCGATTGGATCAGGATATCATCGATTTGGACCAGACCGCGGAGCACCTCCAGCGGATGCTGAATTTCGTGGCGCACGTCGCTTACCGCAGGGGGGTTATTCTCTTCGTGTCCCGGCGCCCTCAGTTCACCCACCTGGTGGAGAAGCTGGCGAAGGATTGCGGCGAATACGCCCACACGCGCTTCTGGCAGGGCGGCCTGCTGACCAACGCCCCCATCCAGTACGGGAGCGGCGTGCGTCTGCCCGACCTCATCATCTTCCTCAACACCCTCAATACCGTCTTCGAGCAGCACGTGGCGGTCCGCGACGCCGCCAAGATGAACATCCCCACCGCCGCCATCGTGGACACCAACTGTAACCCCTCCATCATCAGCTACCCGGTGCCTGGCAACGACGACAGCCCCGCCTCCATGGAACTGTACTGCCACCTGCTGAGGAGTGTCGTCACCCGCGCCAAGGATAAGAGGAAACAGATGGAGATCCTGTATGGACTGCGAGAGAAGATCAGAGCCTCCTAGTGGTGGCTTCTGTCACTGCAGCCAGAGCTGATAGCTTTGTGGAGAGTTACTCCACCTGTTTCCACCATCtcagtggtgagatctctggATTCCTAGCCCTACACACCAGAGGAACCTGCCTTATTGGAGTGACTTTATATGTCAGGGACTCCAGTCATGATCTCTGCAGTCCTTTGCCCCCTTCTCTGCCCATCCGCCACAATTATGTCTAGGATTCTCTCCCAATCCTGGAATCTCTACCTTATGGTGTTCCCAGCTCGGCACACCTGCCACGCCCATTACCTAGAGCCTGTCTCTCCTGGATTTTTTTGGTCAGGGGGAGATCTCTGTGCTCCGGAGTTCTCAGATTTGCCCACTTGCCTACCCCATAACTTGGAATTTTGGTTTCCTCTGATGGATTCTCCTATATTGCAATAGGCATGGTTATTGAGATGTGGGCAatttagcttgcatgcaaattgtatgaaaATCGTATGCAGCCTTAACCAGAGCGgaagccccctcatgtattttagcatatatatcagtgggaacattagagaaaacacctaccttgctttctgtttcatccttcactgctcagcctgcttgttatcagccctgataaactccccgactgagcatccagtctggctttgctcaggaattattatagctgagtctgtcttctctgatgtctttccatgcccaagcctgcctccttctggctctgctagaaTGACTCCGCTATGATTccagagcaaagccagactgaatgctcagtgggggagtttatcagggctgataacaagcaggctgagcagtgacggatgaaaccgagagcagggtaggtgttttctctgttaccactgatatatatggtgaaatacatgaggggtctctggttcactttaagctaatcAGAAGCACTCCCTACCAGTTTTAAATGGcataattccaagctgcataattttgcattacatttgcatgaaagctaaaatttgcatttcattgaccattacTATAGTTTAGGGGCTACATTGGTGAGATTTCTACACCAGAGGCTCTCATTTCCTTCTGCATTCTTCTGTTAGGGATTTTGGTGATGGtgtctcagggcccgtttccactatcgcgaatctgcatgcgtttcctgcatgcagattctcacagccaatacaagtggatgggcctattTCCagtttgtcagttttcctgagcgtttttctgtgcaggatttttctgcacggcagagccctcagaattcgcctgcgtgtggaatgcatgcgaatcgccgctaatgtatttaatagggaaatcgcctgcggctttggtaagCGAATTTTCAtacaaattcgcatggaaatcaatggaaaagcacaccagcactgccatggttaaattcgtatacagcgtcatccatgcgaattcgcatacacccggATGCgaaatccgcatgcaaattttaaccgcggcgattcgcaccgcacaagtgaaaacgggccctcaGTGTTCCTGAGTTCCCAGCTTTGCTCACCTGTtgctcctgagttcccagctttGCTCACCTGTTGCTCCTATTACCGGAGACTCCGCCTTTTAGACGTCTGGCTTCATTTTTGTAGATTTAGTCACTGAGTCCCAAAGAGTTCCAAGAAGCCAGCAGGTGATCTCTGCCCACCGAGGCTCCTCCTACAGCTGAAATATCACTTGCGATTGGTCGTCTGTGGAgcacctggctgcagccctgaagagctttgagtctgccaggagaaaagcgcaatataaattgtTTGGTGTCTTGTTATCTGTGTTTtgcttatttaaaggacacctgaagtgagggatatggaggctgccatatttatttcctttaaagagataccagttgcctggcagccctgctgatctttggctgcagtagtgtcttaatcacaccagaaacaagcatacagctaatccagtcgcacctcggtcagagcacctgatctgctgcatgcttgttctggggctacGGCTAAATGTAtctcaggatcagcaggacagccaggtaatgtgcattggttaagaggaagtaaatatgtcagccttcatatttcTTTCACCGTTAATTCCCAGCAGTTCTGGGACATAAGTGAGATTGGACGGTATAGAGTACATACATTTACCCATCATCGCCACCTGCAGGTGAAACCGGTCAGTTTAGACACctacctatgttgctgttacttacagagtAGGATGTAAtcatttgacaggttttggactagtccatctcctcatgggggattctcagtttccTTTAACCCGTTTACTGATTGGTAGTCGCTCAGCTCAGCtcaactgccaaaatactgtAGTGTGCAAGCAAGTAAGGAGGCCGGCATCTTCATTCTGATCTTTTCCATAGAgggtttttgtaaagaataaaggaaatactgaggatcccccatgaggagatgggctagtccaaagcctATCCTATCTGTCAGCTTTTACTACCTTGTGTAAgttacaacataggagaaaagtaatttatagtacattttactcatTTTAAGGTGGTCACTAACGATACAATACCATATGTTTGTCTCTACAAATGTCCTTCTTCTCTGTTGCTGTGTCCATGAATAAAATATTACCGTCATCCTTTGTATATTTCTCGGCTGTTGTGTCTTCTGTATAATTGTGGTGTCTTTAGAAGTTAATTATTTTCATTTGCCATCTTTTACTTCGGCAGTATGATTGGtcgttattaaagagaaccagagacgaagcaccctcatgtattttattacatttatcagtgggaacatgagaggaagcacctaccctgcttttagtttcattcttatctgcttaattagtctattagcagctgtgataaaaaTTCCGgattggctcagtctaggtttgacctggaatcattatagctgagtcactcttctgtggagtcttttcaagcccaagcctgtcccctcctggctcagctttcctgctttgcatactgagagctgtgatgacatggaaggggctgctcctgctgagagagaagctctgaaacagacaagtgtggctgcaatatgatctgtgtgcactgtgcatagatactgatgatgactgcaatttcattcctatgagagacacttcctacaggcagctgcacatcataccaaaatgaaagcacacagatgaaaggctgcagcagcctttctcatctagcctagatagcagcctaggctcatatagcctagacagcacatccagaacaactcataacccggaagcagaagggatttgagccggcggccatatttgatttttcctggagcaataatggataaacactaaaaaaggcacaccagagcagcgaaattatcaggtagagcatttattctttacaagctatcgactgatatgtttattttgtgtgacacgttcatctctggttccctttaaagagactctgtaacattcaaaagatcccctggggggtactcacctcgggtgggggaagcctccgaatcctaatgaggcttcccacgccgtcctctgtcccacgggggtctctccgcagccctccgaacagccggcgactgtgccgactgtcatttcaatatttacctttgctggctccagcgggggcgctgtggcggctttccattccgaactacacggaaatacccgatcgccgtcgggtccgctctactgcgcaggcaacttgtgcctgcgcagtagagcggacccgacggcgatcgggtatttccgtgtagttcggagccgacagccgtcagagcgcctgcgcaggagccaggaaggtaaataatgacgtcaccgctgcccggactccac
Coding sequences within it:
- the MRPS2 gene encoding small ribosomal subunit protein uS2m; this translates as MAASSAVLGLRLLRAGLQRSCWQMAASSGHIPVQPWNRRYATLQEPDTEPSQGDITTDFDKWLVSEPLKHPDFFNVKELFSVQTLFDARVHLGHKRGCRHRLMEPYIFGHRLDQDIIDLDQTAEHLQRMLNFVAHVAYRRGVILFVSRRPQFTHLVEKLAKDCGEYAHTRFWQGGLLTNAPIQYGSGVRLPDLIIFLNTLNTVFEQHVAVRDAAKMNIPTAAIVDTNCNPSIISYPVPGNDDSPASMELYCHLLRSVVTRAKDKRKQMEILYGLREKIRAS